A genomic stretch from Deinococcus ruber includes:
- the uvrC gene encoding excinuclease ABC subunit UvrC, giving the protein MHFDELPVLPTSPGVYIFRGKTNVPIYIGKANNLRSRVGQHFKAGGKSGRFTSEAVSLEFITARNEVEALVLEANLIKQHRPHYNVLLKDDKHYPFLKLTAEKFPMLLITRRVLKDGGSYYGPYPDAGAVRRVKNLIDTMYPLRKNSGLPMQHKPRPCLNFHMGRCLGPCVDRADATEYARVVEDVKALLEGRAGAVVAGLKEQMKEAAQKQDFEQAGRLRDRLQATEKLFGTEQSALQMGMDDLDFLGYAHAGEFAMVQLFRMRGGRVVGRDKRFLTGADDENGGEVIGAFVKDYYTQATHVPPLILLPTEYDDAALWGEVLTQQAGRRVEMRVPMRGDKVELTEMAQRNAQAGLESELLLLEKRGDHPGLDALREVLSLPERPWRIEGYDNSNLFGTNIVSGMVVFEGGRARRGEHRRFKVKGLDHPDDYTAMNQTVMRRFSGSLSDKLPLPDLLLIDGGRGQVNAALDALKALELHIPLIGLAKREETIILPGRYGAQWWLESGTEVGVNRELLLPHTHPALRTLIGVRDEVHNYAITYHRKLRGQDMFKSIFDGLPGIGQKRQDALLESFTSLEELGAASIQDIAQVPGMNLSAAKAVKAFLETRAANDVPTEA; this is encoded by the coding sequence GTGCATTTCGATGAACTTCCGGTGTTGCCCACGTCTCCCGGCGTCTACATCTTCCGTGGAAAAACAAATGTTCCGATCTATATCGGCAAGGCCAACAACCTTCGCAGCCGGGTCGGGCAGCATTTCAAGGCGGGCGGTAAGAGCGGCAGATTCACGTCTGAGGCGGTTTCGCTGGAATTCATCACCGCCCGCAACGAGGTCGAGGCGCTGGTGCTGGAGGCCAACCTCATCAAGCAGCACCGCCCGCATTACAACGTGCTGCTCAAGGACGACAAACATTATCCCTTTTTGAAACTGACCGCCGAGAAATTCCCGATGCTGCTGATTACCCGGCGCGTGCTGAAAGACGGCGGCAGCTATTACGGCCCTTACCCCGATGCGGGCGCGGTGCGGCGCGTGAAGAACCTGATCGACACGATGTATCCGCTGCGGAAGAATTCCGGCCTGCCGATGCAGCACAAGCCGCGCCCGTGCCTGAACTTCCACATGGGGCGCTGCCTGGGGCCATGCGTGGACAGGGCCGACGCTACCGAGTATGCCCGCGTGGTGGAAGACGTGAAAGCGCTGCTGGAAGGCCGCGCCGGGGCGGTGGTGGCGGGGCTGAAGGAGCAGATGAAGGAGGCCGCGCAGAAGCAGGACTTCGAGCAGGCGGGCAGGCTGCGTGACCGCCTCCAGGCCACCGAGAAGCTGTTCGGCACCGAGCAGAGCGCCCTGCAAATGGGCATGGACGATCTGGACTTTCTGGGGTACGCGCACGCGGGCGAGTTTGCGATGGTGCAGCTCTTCAGAATGCGCGGCGGGCGGGTGGTGGGCCGCGACAAACGCTTTCTGACCGGGGCCGACGATGAGAACGGCGGCGAGGTGATCGGGGCGTTCGTGAAGGACTATTACACCCAGGCCACCCACGTGCCGCCCCTGATTCTGCTGCCCACCGAGTACGACGACGCCGCGCTGTGGGGCGAAGTATTGACCCAGCAGGCGGGCCGCAGAGTGGAAATGCGCGTGCCGATGCGCGGCGACAAGGTGGAACTGACCGAGATGGCCCAGCGCAACGCTCAGGCGGGCCTGGAATCCGAGTTGCTGCTGCTGGAAAAACGCGGCGACCACCCCGGCCTGGACGCGCTGCGCGAGGTCTTGAGCCTGCCGGAACGTCCGTGGCGCATCGAGGGCTACGACAACTCCAACCTGTTCGGCACCAACATCGTGTCGGGCATGGTGGTTTTCGAGGGCGGGCGAGCGCGGCGCGGCGAACACCGCCGCTTCAAGGTCAAGGGCCTCGATCACCCCGACGACTACACGGCCATGAATCAGACGGTGATGCGGCGCTTTTCCGGCAGCCTGTCAGACAAACTGCCACTTCCCGACCTGCTGCTGATCGACGGTGGGCGCGGGCAGGTGAACGCGGCGCTCGACGCCCTGAAGGCGCTGGAACTGCATATTCCGCTGATCGGGCTTGCCAAGCGCGAGGAAACCATTATTCTGCCGGGTCGCTACGGAGCGCAGTGGTGGCTGGAAAGTGGCACCGAAGTGGGCGTGAACCGCGAACTGCTGCTGCCGCACACGCACCCGGCGCTGCGAACACTGATCGGCGTGCGCGACGAGGTGCACAACTACGCCATCACGTATCACCGCAAGCTGCGTGGGCAGGATATGTTCAAAAGCATCTTCGACGGGCTGCCGGGCATCGGGCAGAAGCGTCAGGACGCGCTGCTGGAGAGCTTTACCAGTCTGGAAGAGCTGGGGGCCGCGAGCATACAGGACATCGCGCAGGTGCCGGGCATGAACCTGAGTGCCGCAAAAGCGGTCAAGGCCTTTCTGGAAACGCGGGCGGCCAACGACGTGCCCACGGAGGCATGA
- a CDS encoding DUF4177 domain-containing protein, with product MYDYQFVRVPITYRSGQIESASYQEVTAQHAREGWRLVQILIENPAAVAAEYVLIFERPIQQP from the coding sequence ATGTACGACTATCAATTCGTGCGGGTGCCGATAACGTACCGCAGCGGTCAGATCGAGTCGGCCAGTTATCAGGAAGTCACGGCTCAGCACGCCCGTGAAGGCTGGCGACTGGTGCAGATCCTGATCGAAAATCCCGCCGCAGTCGCCGCCGAATACGTGCTGATCTTTGAGCGGCCCATCCAGCAGCCCTGA
- a CDS encoding SDR family NAD(P)-dependent oxidoreductase, producing MSSPSESLPGGTPRITVITGAAQGIGRRTAELCAERGDLLALLDLKLSPVPAGAEALILTGDLSDEAVVQAHAAAIVERWGRVDTLVNNAGISFITPAEDTTAAGFRRVLDVNLTAPFLLSRELGRTMLAQGSGSIVNVASVAGLLGIADRAAYNASKHGLIGLTRTLAAEWGGRGVRVNAVCPGWVKTEMDEHDLGSGAYTDADIVGRVPMGRFASPDDIARAILYLSDAGASPFVNGVTLSVDGGWAADGSWESLRLKKR from the coding sequence ATGTCTTCCCCAAGCGAGTCTCTTCCAGGCGGCACACCGCGTATCACGGTCATCACCGGGGCAGCTCAGGGCATCGGGCGGCGCACCGCCGAGCTGTGTGCCGAGCGCGGCGACCTGCTGGCGCTGCTCGACCTGAAGCTCTCACCCGTGCCCGCCGGAGCCGAAGCCCTGATCCTGACAGGCGATCTGAGCGATGAAGCGGTGGTGCAGGCGCACGCTGCCGCCATTGTGGAGCGTTGGGGGCGCGTCGATACGCTGGTCAACAACGCGGGCATTAGCTTCATCACACCCGCCGAGGACACGACGGCGGCAGGCTTCCGGCGCGTGCTGGACGTGAATCTGACCGCCCCCTTCCTGCTCAGCCGCGAGCTGGGCCGCACGATGCTGGCGCAGGGGTCGGGCAGCATCGTGAACGTGGCGAGCGTGGCTGGGCTGCTGGGCATTGCCGACCGCGCCGCCTACAACGCCAGCAAACACGGCCTGATCGGGCTGACGCGCACGCTGGCCGCCGAGTGGGGCGGGCGCGGCGTGCGCGTCAACGCGGTGTGCCCCGGCTGGGTCAAGACCGAGATGGATGAACACGACCTGGGCAGCGGAGCCTACACCGACGCCGACATCGTGGGCCGCGTGCCGATGGGCCGCTTTGCCAGCCCCGACGACATCGCGCGGGCCATCCTGTACCTCAGTGACGCCGGGGCCAGCCCGTTTGTGAACGGCGTGACCCTGAGTGTGGACGGCGGCTGGGCGGCAGATGGAAGCTGGGAGAGCCTGAGACTGAAAAAGCGGTAG
- the cysK gene encoding cysteine synthase A produces the protein MIDALIGHTPLVQLKRIVPPGSADVFVKLEGQNPGGSIKDRTALGMVNDAEARGLLKPGGLIVEPTSGNTGIGLAQVAAARGYRLILTMPAQMSEERKQTLRAYGAELVLTDPARRMLAAIEEAERITAEQGGWMPNQFANPANPAVHEATTGPELWEQMEGRIDAFVYGSGTGGTITGTGRFLKRQNPAVKVVAVEPARSNVLSGGERGDHGFQGMGPGFIPENLDPSIIDEIIEVWEEDAYPLARRAAHEEGLFIGMSSGGILWAALELARRLGPGKRVATIACDSGARYLTTPLFSGAKDTPGDYLPYSREHVAQPVDSH, from the coding sequence ATGATAGATGCCCTGATCGGACATACCCCCCTGGTGCAGCTCAAGCGGATCGTGCCGCCCGGCAGCGCCGACGTTTTTGTGAAGCTGGAAGGCCAGAACCCAGGCGGCAGCATCAAAGACCGCACGGCGCTGGGAATGGTCAACGACGCCGAGGCGCGGGGCCTGCTGAAACCCGGCGGCCTGATCGTGGAGCCGACCAGCGGCAATACCGGCATCGGGCTGGCACAGGTGGCGGCGGCACGTGGCTACCGCCTGATTCTGACGATGCCCGCCCAGATGAGCGAGGAGCGCAAGCAGACGCTACGGGCCTACGGAGCCGAACTGGTGCTGACCGACCCGGCCCGCCGCATGCTGGCCGCCATCGAGGAGGCCGAGCGCATCACGGCGGAGCAGGGCGGCTGGATGCCCAACCAGTTTGCCAACCCCGCCAATCCAGCCGTACACGAGGCCACCACCGGCCCGGAACTGTGGGAACAGATGGAGGGCCGCATCGACGCCTTCGTGTATGGCAGCGGCACCGGGGGCACCATCACCGGCACCGGGCGCTTTCTGAAGCGGCAGAATCCGGCGGTGAAGGTCGTGGCAGTGGAACCTGCTCGCAGCAACGTGCTGAGCGGCGGCGAGCGCGGCGATCACGGGTTTCAGGGCATGGGGCCGGGCTTCATTCCCGAGAACCTCGATCCCAGCATCATCGACGAGATTATCGAAGTGTGGGAAGAAGACGCGTATCCGCTGGCACGCCGCGCTGCCCACGAGGAAGGGCTGTTTATCGGCATGTCGAGCGGCGGCATCCTGTGGGCCGCGCTGGAACTGGCGCGGCGGCTGGGGCCGGGCAAGCGCGTTGCCACCATCGCCTGCGACAGCGGCGCACGCTACCTGACCACGCCGCTGTTCAGCGGGGCCAAAGACACGCCGGGAGACTATCTGCCGTACTCGCGTGAACACGTCGCCCAGCCGGTAGACAGCCACTAA
- a CDS encoding DinB family protein — MNDDLRGFYRLVQGSRERVFAWAESLPPQVYTAEHPEFAYGSLRNIQAHIADCCLSWVGVRGLGMAENDVPSDSLRDVSAMRERFQQVDGVLGRAFDSFSALDEPLEIQWRQGTLSVTRRWLLLHPITHEFHHKGQMLALGRVLGHPYPPGPDTDLLLPSEV; from the coding sequence ATGAATGACGATCTGAGAGGATTTTACCGTCTGGTGCAGGGGTCGCGGGAACGGGTCTTCGCCTGGGCCGAGAGCCTGCCGCCGCAGGTCTATACCGCCGAACACCCGGAGTTCGCGTATGGCAGCCTCCGCAACATCCAGGCGCATATTGCCGATTGCTGCCTGAGTTGGGTGGGCGTGCGGGGTCTGGGAATGGCGGAAAACGACGTTCCCTCCGACAGTCTCCGCGACGTGTCTGCCATGCGCGAACGGTTTCAGCAGGTAGACGGCGTGCTGGGCCGCGCCTTCGACTCGTTTTCGGCGCTCGATGAGCCGCTGGAGATTCAGTGGCGACAGGGCACACTCTCGGTCACGCGGCGCTGGTTGCTGCTGCACCCCATCACGCACGAGTTTCACCACAAGGGCCAGATGCTCGCGCTGGGGCGGGTGCTGGGGCATCCTTACCCGCCAGGGCCAGACACCGATCTGCTGCTGCCCTCCGAGGTCTGA
- a CDS encoding FtsK/SpoIIIE family DNA translocase, with protein MTTRRSKKPVAPATNRFDGEVLGLVLFALGIFLAITVALPATGTGFMSMTAGALSGWLGWSAYLLPFIPAAFGVLVFLGRDLRGLARRVLGGALVVLSLLCLHELVRPGEAGHLASLLMHPVFRAASYGAVLLPLIAITLGLEVMFRLSPTVLLRRFFRAVSMMLAGGAGMVQSAVEARQEGKVAAQARARLRGGLSAHTRDLETLKKLYPQARELSSWQQEARDAARTLGSLDETALKATEKQLAGWRDVSGGFVLSAGKELHGAVVAEAPQAAVQLTALQGDVKAGRHVLATELPSTLASGALEGVRRALVMDLHRLSARAAALESARSKAEKRLEKPDAGVLLREVPAAEERRTRWAELETALSEWKERAEHYPLWPDLAQRFDRAPTELAAELAAALTRTPFVSMAESGVWKQRLEEGLLAAAQAAEAQAAPAMPTIDFGFDVDFDFGAQAASAPVSSAPISSAAPSSRKPSASATAPVSAPPPGFGMPKGKLAQMTAAPVAEEAGQAAEVPGASTLIISAPAPVLVAQSALSDASPSPVTATASPVSSPLPAPRVKASSTPPWEAAPEKGTTEHVAPKLGAIDITIPGVDLLDPIPELPIGTAQLDHQARMRAELINQTLAQFGLQAKVVDFARGPTVTRYEIEPAPGEKISRIASLSNDLARALAVGGVRVEAPVPGKSVIGLEVPNIDREPVTFHTAAAAPSFRQTRARLPIILGKSIDGDLMVGDLAKMPHLLIAGSTGSGKSVCVNTLITSLLFRYLPTDLRFLMIDPKMVELTPYDGIPHLVRGVVTNPVDAAGVLLGAVAHMERRYKMMSQIGAKNLEQFNAKMRLSGEPELPHLVIIIDELADLMITSPKEVESAIMRLAQMARATGMHLVLATQRPSVDILTSLIKVNVPARIAFAVSSSHDSRTILDSMGAERLTGMGDMLFYQPGLVKPLRLQGPYISEAESQRISDYLRRQVFEDTFVELYGSDFDGAVESGGGAISDRTNMDFSDPHLRQAAVICIEEGQGSVSRLQRRLSVGHARAGKLMDMLEAMGIVSKHQGSKPRDVLISEADLPEYFGR; from the coding sequence ATGACGACACGGCGCAGCAAAAAGCCCGTTGCCCCGGCCACCAACCGCTTCGACGGCGAGGTGCTGGGACTGGTGCTGTTTGCACTTGGCATCTTTCTCGCAATCACGGTAGCCCTGCCAGCAACGGGCACCGGGTTCATGTCGATGACGGCGGGGGCACTGAGCGGGTGGCTCGGCTGGAGCGCGTATCTGCTGCCCTTCATTCCGGCGGCCTTCGGAGTGCTGGTCTTCCTGGGACGTGACCTGCGTGGCCTGGCCCGACGGGTGCTGGGCGGCGCACTGGTGGTGCTGTCGCTGCTATGCCTGCACGAACTGGTGCGCCCCGGCGAGGCGGGCCATCTGGCAAGCCTGCTGATGCATCCGGTCTTCCGGGCGGCCTCTTACGGGGCGGTGCTGCTGCCGCTGATTGCCATCACGCTGGGGCTGGAAGTGATGTTCCGGCTGTCGCCCACCGTTCTGCTGCGCCGATTTTTCCGTGCGGTCAGCATGATGCTGGCGGGCGGCGCAGGCATGGTGCAGTCGGCAGTCGAGGCGCGGCAGGAAGGAAAGGTGGCGGCGCAGGCACGCGCCCGGCTGCGCGGCGGATTGTCGGCGCACACCCGCGATCTGGAAACTCTGAAGAAGCTGTACCCGCAGGCCCGCGAGCTGAGCAGCTGGCAGCAGGAAGCCCGCGACGCCGCCCGCACGCTGGGAAGCCTCGACGAAACCGCGCTGAAGGCCACCGAGAAACAGCTGGCGGGCTGGCGCGACGTGAGCGGCGGCTTCGTGCTGAGTGCTGGTAAAGAGCTGCACGGCGCGGTGGTGGCCGAAGCGCCGCAGGCAGCGGTGCAGCTCACAGCCCTTCAGGGCGACGTGAAGGCCGGACGGCACGTGCTTGCCACCGAGCTTCCCTCGACGCTGGCGAGCGGGGCACTGGAAGGCGTACGCCGCGCCCTGGTGATGGATCTGCACCGCCTGAGTGCGCGGGCGGCAGCGCTGGAATCGGCCCGCAGCAAGGCCGAGAAACGGCTGGAGAAACCGGATGCGGGCGTGCTGCTGCGCGAGGTTCCCGCCGCCGAAGAACGCCGCACCCGCTGGGCCGAGCTGGAAACTGCCCTGAGTGAATGGAAGGAGCGGGCCGAACACTATCCGCTGTGGCCCGATCTGGCGCAGCGCTTCGACCGTGCGCCCACCGAACTCGCTGCCGAACTCGCCGCCGCGCTCACCCGCACTCCATTCGTCAGCATGGCCGAGTCGGGCGTGTGGAAACAGCGCCTGGAAGAAGGTCTGCTCGCTGCTGCACAGGCCGCCGAAGCCCAGGCCGCACCCGCCATGCCAACCATCGATTTCGGCTTTGACGTGGATTTCGACTTCGGCGCTCAGGCGGCCTCCGCTCCCGTTTCCAGTGCGCCCATTTCCAGTGCAGCACCCAGCTCCAGAAAGCCTTCCGCTTCTGCCACAGCGCCTGTTTCCGCGCCGCCCCCCGGCTTTGGCATGCCAAAGGGCAAGCTGGCGCAGATGACAGCGGCTCCAGTTGCCGAGGAAGCAGGCCAAGCTGCCGAGGTGCCCGGCGCGTCCACCCTCATCATCAGCGCCCCCGCCCCGGTGTTGGTGGCCCAGAGTGCGCTCAGTGATGCTTCACCCAGCCCGGTCACGGCGACGGCTTCCCCCGTCTCCTCTCCCCTGCCTGCTCCCAGGGTCAAAGCCAGCAGCACGCCGCCCTGGGAGGCCGCTCCCGAGAAGGGCACCACCGAGCATGTCGCCCCAAAACTGGGAGCCATCGACATCACCATCCCCGGCGTCGATCTGCTCGATCCGATTCCTGAACTGCCCATCGGCACCGCCCAGCTCGACCATCAGGCACGCATGCGGGCCGAACTCATCAATCAGACGCTCGCTCAGTTCGGCCTTCAGGCGAAGGTGGTCGATTTTGCGCGTGGCCCCACCGTCACGCGCTACGAGATCGAACCGGCTCCGGGCGAAAAGATTTCGCGCATCGCCAGCCTGTCCAACGATCTGGCGCGGGCGCTGGCAGTGGGCGGCGTGCGCGTGGAAGCTCCGGTGCCGGGCAAGAGCGTCATCGGGCTGGAAGTACCGAACATCGACCGCGAACCCGTGACCTTCCACACCGCCGCCGCCGCCCCGAGCTTTCGCCAGACCCGCGCCAGACTGCCGATCATTCTGGGCAAGAGCATCGACGGCGACCTGATGGTGGGCGACCTCGCCAAGATGCCGCACCTGCTGATCGCGGGCTCGACCGGATCGGGCAAGTCGGTGTGCGTCAATACCCTGATCACCAGCCTGCTGTTCCGTTACCTGCCCACCGACCTGCGCTTTCTGATGATCGACCCCAAGATGGTGGAACTCACGCCCTACGACGGCATTCCGCATCTGGTGCGCGGCGTGGTCACCAATCCGGTCGATGCGGCGGGGGTGCTGCTGGGCGCGGTGGCCCACATGGAGCGCCGCTACAAGATGATGAGCCAGATCGGGGCCAAGAATCTGGAGCAGTTCAACGCCAAGATGCGCCTGAGCGGCGAACCCGAGCTGCCGCATCTGGTCATCATCATCGACGAGCTGGCCGACCTGATGATCACCAGCCCCAAGGAAGTCGAGTCGGCCATCATGCGCCTCGCCCAGATGGCCCGCGCCACCGGCATGCATCTGGTGCTGGCGACGCAGCGGCCCAGCGTCGATATTCTGACCAGCCTCATCAAGGTGAACGTGCCCGCCCGCATCGCCTTCGCAGTGAGCAGCAGCCACGACTCACGCACCATTCTCGACAGCATGGGCGCAGAGCGGCTGACCGGCATGGGCGACATGCTGTTCTATCAGCCCGGACTGGTCAAACCGCTGCGCCTGCAAGGGCCGTACATCTCGGAGGCCGAGTCGCAGCGCATCTCGGATTATCTGCGGCGTCAGGTTTTCGAAGATACCTTTGTCGAGCTGTACGGCAGCGATTTCGACGGCGCAGTCGAGTCAGGGGGCGGGGCCATTTCCGACCGCACCAACATGGATTTCTCTGATCCGCATCTGCGGCAGGCCGCCGTCATCTGCATCGAGGAAGGGCAGGGCAGCGTGTCGCGGCTTCAGCGGCGGCTGAGCGTGGGGCACGCCCGCGCAGGCAAACTGATGGACATGCTCGAAGCGATGGGAATCGTGAGTAAGCACCAGGGCAGCAAACCCAGAGACGTGCTGATCTCAGAGGCCGATCTACCCGAGTATTTTGGACGCTGA
- a CDS encoding fasciclin domain-containing protein — protein MKRMTVMLSMGLMLGSNVLAGGAGAPVKPATTMAAKPCMTIAEIVANDPQFSTLNTAIQAAGLTGMLMSGNYTVFAPTNAAFAKVPSDTLSNLLNDPETLKSVLAYHVVPGKVSAKQVMSMKAGKTANGANIKISMMGNKVMINNATVIKADVMACNGIIHVIDTVLMPPMAMAPAPAPAPAATKPAPAPVVKPAPAPAPAPAPAPAPVAATPAAPAAPEFSVADIPATPPGSVPQATTDTTTSPATTTDTTTTTDTTAADTTTDTTAATTDTTTTTDTTATTTTDTTTATTTDTTDTTAAVSSNSLYDVIASDDRFSTLAGLLSDAGLDETLMSGNFTVFAPTNDAFAKLDDNTLAVLASDTELLKKVLLYHVVTGTQTAAQVVTSTQLASAEGSSLDIKVSGSDVMVGNAKVLATDIAADNGVIHAIDTVLLPPDVTIPAPPAADATADAAMAMPATTTTTTTTTTAVTTGAAATYTFVHNANTADPSAAGTAIATTDGTNVTTVLTLSGLTAGKDYIAHYHAFGPDSTNNPCASNGPVTVGFPNFTADTAGNATVTLTNEAAKIAGDMGAYINVHYASDPSVVPICAPVKMTKG, from the coding sequence ATGAAACGAATGACCGTGATGCTTTCGATGGGTTTGATGCTGGGTTCAAACGTGCTGGCCGGTGGTGCAGGCGCACCCGTGAAACCTGCCACGACGATGGCAGCCAAGCCCTGTATGACCATTGCCGAGATCGTCGCCAATGACCCCCAGTTCAGCACCCTGAACACGGCGATTCAGGCGGCTGGCCTGACCGGCATGCTGATGAGCGGCAATTACACTGTTTTTGCTCCGACCAATGCGGCGTTTGCCAAGGTGCCGTCCGATACGCTGAGCAACCTGCTGAACGACCCCGAGACGCTGAAGTCGGTGCTGGCGTACCACGTGGTGCCCGGCAAGGTCAGCGCCAAGCAGGTCATGAGCATGAAGGCCGGCAAGACCGCCAACGGTGCCAACATCAAGATCAGCATGATGGGCAACAAGGTCATGATCAACAACGCCACCGTAATCAAGGCCGACGTGATGGCCTGCAACGGCATCATCCACGTCATCGACACGGTGCTGATGCCCCCTATGGCAATGGCTCCTGCCCCCGCACCCGCTCCGGCAGCCACCAAGCCCGCACCCGCACCCGTGGTGAAGCCTGCTCCGGCTCCCGCGCCTGCCCCCGCACCGGCTCCTGCTCCGGTAGCCGCCACGCCTGCTGCGCCCGCCGCACCGGAGTTCTCGGTCGCCGATATCCCCGCCACGCCGCCCGGCTCGGTGCCTCAGGCCACCACCGATACCACCACCTCGCCGGCAACAACCACCGATACCACGACCACCACCGACACCACGGCGGCTGACACCACCACTGACACCACGGCAGCGACCACCGACACCACCACGACCACCGATACCACTGCCACCACCACGACTGACACCACCACGGCGACCACGACCGATACCACCGACACCACGGCGGCTGTCAGCTCGAACTCGCTGTACGACGTGATCGCCAGCGACGACCGCTTCAGCACCCTGGCGGGCCTGCTCAGCGACGCCGGCCTCGACGAGACGCTGATGAGCGGCAACTTCACGGTCTTCGCACCCACCAACGACGCCTTCGCCAAGCTGGACGACAACACCCTGGCTGTGCTGGCCTCCGACACCGAACTGCTGAAGAAGGTGCTGCTGTACCACGTGGTCACCGGCACCCAGACGGCTGCTCAGGTCGTCACCAGCACCCAGCTCGCCAGCGCTGAAGGCTCCAGCCTCGACATCAAGGTCAGCGGAAGCGACGTGATGGTCGGAAACGCCAAGGTGCTCGCCACCGATATCGCTGCCGATAACGGCGTGATTCACGCGATTGACACCGTGCTGCTGCCCCCGGATGTCACCATCCCCGCGCCGCCCGCTGCTGACGCGACTGCCGACGCTGCTATGGCGATGCCCGCCACCACCACGACAACGACCACCACCACGACTGCCGTCACAACTGGCGCAGCAGCCACCTACACCTTTGTCCACAACGCCAACACCGCTGATCCCAGCGCGGCGGGAACGGCCATCGCCACCACCGACGGCACCAACGTGACCACTGTTCTGACCCTCAGCGGTCTGACGGCAGGCAAAGACTACATTGCCCACTACCACGCCTTCGGCCCCGATTCGACCAACAACCCCTGCGCCTCGAACGGCCCGGTCACGGTCGGCTTCCCCAACTTCACCGCCGACACCGCCGGTAACGCCACCGTCACCCTGACGAACGAAGCCGCCAAGATCGCGGGCGACATGGGCGCGTACATCAACGTCCACTACGCCAGCGACCCCTCGGTGGTGCCGATCTGCGCCCCGGTCAAGATGACCAAGGGCTGA
- a CDS encoding metallophosphoesterase family protein, which translates to MRLAVLADIHGNLDALDAVLTDAAAQGVERLYINGDVVNRGPDSVACMRRVLALPPGWLGGLTLGNHDDLMLLWHDHSAALPPDWWNDPFWGATAWSTRQLAETGLLDPIRSWPMQLRVSLPGLPELVIAHGSPDHYREAIGTFTPPQRILELLDAAGAGVLVASHIHRPMLSEVLSQAGPARWIINTGAVGAPFDGNPDARYLLLDGSEGAWVPMIRAVPYDRSGLLQRFTTSGLLDAGGLSARIFREEIVSARSIYTPFWDWAELRGVQKTQAQFEQFRAERPELFIPV; encoded by the coding sequence GTGCGACTTGCCGTTCTCGCCGATATCCACGGCAACCTGGACGCCCTGGACGCGGTGCTGACCGACGCGGCGGCGCAGGGGGTCGAGCGACTGTACATCAATGGCGATGTGGTGAACCGTGGCCCCGACAGCGTGGCCTGCATGCGGCGGGTGCTGGCGCTGCCCCCAGGGTGGCTGGGCGGCCTGACGCTGGGCAACCACGACGACCTGATGCTGCTGTGGCACGATCACAGCGCCGCCCTGCCGCCCGATTGGTGGAACGATCCGTTCTGGGGCGCGACTGCGTGGAGCACGCGGCAACTGGCGGAAACCGGTCTGCTCGACCCGATTCGGAGCTGGCCGATGCAGCTGCGGGTGTCGCTGCCGGGGTTGCCTGAACTGGTGATCGCGCACGGTTCGCCCGACCATTACCGCGAAGCCATCGGCACCTTCACGCCGCCCCAGCGCATCCTCGAACTGCTGGACGCTGCCGGGGCAGGAGTGCTGGTCGCCTCGCACATTCACCGCCCGATGCTGAGTGAGGTGCTGTCTCAGGCAGGGCCAGCTCGCTGGATCATCAATACCGGGGCGGTAGGCGCACCCTTCGACGGCAATCCGGACGCGCGCTACCTGTTGTTGGACGGCAGCGAAGGAGCGTGGGTTCCCATGATTCGCGCCGTGCCCTATGACCGCAGCGGCCTGTTACAGCGCTTTACGACCTCGGGCCTGCTGGACGCGGGTGGCCTGAGTGCCCGCATCTTCCGGGAAGAGATCGTCAGCGCCCGCAGCATCTATACGCCGTTCTGGGACTGGGCGGAGCTGCGCGGCGTGCAGAAGACCCAAGCACAGTTCGAGCAGTTCCGAGCAGAACGCCCCGAACTGTTCATTCCCGTCTGA